In Streptomyces sp. P3, one DNA window encodes the following:
- a CDS encoding ATP-binding protein, with amino-acid sequence MNASGIPVNEENFRGCRSSARNCPLPSFGCRPVHFCSRRRPPPRDYESEALILRLPCVPAAVPASRRYTRELTSSWRIAPPVTDTIALVVSELVTNAVRHSVGRHLPPQRDDHLRHFDLAVCLTAKHVRVEVYDEERRLPVDVEAHEYAETGRGMKIIQFCGVRWGARRVCTGKVVWCEVGLPEPSRVGGALVTAAGSTG; translated from the coding sequence ATGAATGCATCGGGAATCCCAGTGAATGAAGAAAATTTTCGCGGCTGCCGCTCAAGCGCAAGGAATTGCCCTCTCCCGTCCTTCGGCTGCCGGCCTGTCCACTTCTGCAGCCGGCGCCGCCCGCCCCCGCGGGATTATGAAAGCGAAGCGCTCATCCTTCGGTTGCCCTGCGTACCGGCGGCGGTTCCCGCCTCGCGGCGGTACACGCGTGAACTGACGTCGTCATGGCGGATCGCCCCGCCGGTGACCGATACGATCGCGCTTGTGGTCTCCGAGCTGGTCACGAATGCTGTACGGCATTCCGTCGGGCGACATCTGCCGCCGCAACGAGATGATCACCTCAGGCACTTCGATCTGGCGGTCTGCTTGACGGCGAAGCATGTGCGTGTCGAGGTGTACGACGAAGAACGCCGCCTGCCGGTGGACGTCGAAGCCCATGAGTATGCGGAGACTGGAAGAGGCATGAAAATCATCCAGTTCTGCGGGGTGCGTTGGGGAGCCCGAAGGGTTTGCACCGGAAAGGTGGTCTGGTGCGAGGTGGGCCTGCCCGAACCCTCGCGCGTCGGCGGCGCCCTCGTCACGGCAGCGGGAAGCACCGGATGA
- a CDS encoding IPT/TIG domain-containing protein yields MPISPNQGSTGGGTLVTITGVNLSNTSAVKFGSKSATTVTQVSPTQVTAVSPSGTGTVGVTVTTPGGTSNPVSFFYVGAPFKSSLGTSSGPLAGGNTITLSGTGLSTATSVSFGGVTATPTVSSDSSLSVTVPAGAAAGPVGVSVTTAGGTNNGLTYTYVDVPTVVSLTPTSGPTSGGTAVTVTGTNLDTTESVTFDGTPAPFSVINSTTLSAVTPPGTAGAVDVVVTNPAGSDTAVGAFTYVAGPGI; encoded by the coding sequence ATGCCCATCTCTCCCAATCAGGGTTCCACCGGCGGCGGCACGCTGGTGACCATCACCGGCGTGAACCTGTCCAACACCAGCGCGGTGAAGTTCGGCAGCAAGTCGGCCACGACCGTCACCCAGGTCTCCCCGACCCAGGTCACCGCCGTATCCCCGTCGGGGACCGGCACGGTCGGAGTCACGGTGACCACGCCCGGCGGGACCAGCAACCCGGTGTCCTTCTTCTACGTCGGCGCCCCGTTCAAGTCCTCCCTCGGCACCAGCTCCGGGCCGCTGGCCGGCGGCAACACCATCACCCTGAGCGGAACCGGCCTGTCCACGGCCACCAGTGTGTCCTTCGGCGGAGTGACCGCCACCCCGACGGTGAGTTCCGACAGTTCCCTGAGCGTCACCGTCCCGGCCGGTGCCGCGGCCGGTCCGGTCGGGGTCAGCGTGACCACCGCGGGCGGCACCAACAACGGCCTGACGTACACCTACGTCGACGTCCCGACGGTCGTCTCCCTCACCCCCACCTCCGGTCCGACCTCGGGCGGCACCGCGGTGACCGTCACCGGCACCAACCTCGACACCACCGAATCGGTCACCTTCGACGGCACCCCCGCTCCGTTCTCGGTGATCAACTCCACCACCCTGTCGGCGGTCACCCCGCCCGGCACGGCAGGGGCGGTCGACGTGGTCGTCACCAACCCTGCCGGGTCGGACACGGCGGTCGGGGCGTTCACCTACGTCGCCGGCCCCGGTATCTGA